In one window of Thermodesulfobacteriota bacterium DNA:
- a CDS encoding CaiB/BaiF CoA-transferase family protein has translation MLKNGALTGIKVIDLSRLLPGPYCSMILADHGARVIAVEDKRFLADGLFLNIVNRNKQHIALDLKSPKGQEIFSKLVADADVVLEGFRPGVVEKLGVDYKTLAKKNPRIIYCSISGYGQSGACRDRSGHDVNYLAMCGVLDQIGHGDQPPCIPGVQFADIAGGGMNAAIGILMALVAREKTGRGQYIDISMTDSMLAFMPAALFMYQMAGIWPDRGSAVLSHRYAFYNTYRTKDGRDISIGALEHRFWKNLCQHLGVAEFIPLQYDEIRRQEIIDRVRSIFASKTLAEWKESLDGVDCCWAPVQTFAEVLDDPFFAEREMVVATGDPDPKRAKTMGVAVKLSDTPGAVRTLPDNFGESTTAVLRELGYSDEEIKQLSESGVTI, from the coding sequence ATGTTGAAAAATGGCGCCCTGACCGGAATTAAAGTGATCGATCTCTCCCGGCTCCTGCCCGGGCCGTATTGTTCCATGATCCTGGCGGATCACGGGGCGCGGGTGATCGCCGTTGAAGACAAGCGGTTCCTGGCGGACGGTCTGTTTTTAAACATCGTCAACCGGAACAAGCAGCACATCGCGCTGGATTTGAAGTCACCGAAGGGACAGGAAATTTTTTCCAAACTGGTGGCCGATGCCGACGTGGTGCTGGAAGGGTTCCGGCCCGGGGTGGTCGAAAAACTCGGCGTGGATTACAAGACGCTGGCCAAAAAGAATCCCCGCATCATTTACTGCTCCATCTCCGGCTACGGCCAGAGCGGCGCCTGCCGCGACCGCAGCGGCCATGACGTCAATTATCTGGCCATGTGCGGCGTGCTGGACCAGATCGGGCATGGGGATCAGCCGCCCTGCATCCCGGGCGTGCAGTTCGCCGACATCGCCGGCGGCGGCATGAACGCGGCCATCGGTATCCTCATGGCCCTTGTCGCCCGGGAAAAAACCGGCCGGGGCCAGTACATCGACATTTCCATGACCGACTCCATGCTGGCTTTCATGCCCGCGGCCCTGTTCATGTACCAGATGGCCGGCATCTGGCCGGACCGGGGCAGCGCCGTGCTGTCCCACCGTTACGCTTTTTACAACACTTACCGGACCAAAGACGGCCGGGATATCTCCATCGGCGCCCTGGAGCACCGCTTCTGGAAAAACCTCTGCCAGCACCTGGGCGTGGCCGAATTCATCCCCCTGCAATATGACGAAATCCGGCGCCAGGAGATCATCGACCGGGTGCGGTCGATTTTCGCATCCAAGACCCTGGCCGAATGGAAAGAGAGCCTGGACGGCGTGGACTGCTGCTGGGCCCCGGTCCAGACGTTCGCCGAAGTGCTGGATGACCCCTTCTTTGCCGAGCGGGAGATGGTGGTCGCGACCGGCGATCCCGACCCCAAGCGGGCCAAGACCATGGGCGTGGCGGTGAAATTGAGCGATACCCCCGGCGCTGTCCGCACCCTGCCCGACAATTTCGGTGAAAGCACGACTGCGGTGCTGCGTGAGCTGGGCTACAGCGACGAAGAAATCAAGCAACTTTCTGAAAGCGGAGTGACCATATGA